A window of the Cannabis sativa cultivar Pink pepper isolate KNU-18-1 chromosome X, ASM2916894v1, whole genome shotgun sequence genome harbors these coding sequences:
- the LOC115702835 gene encoding gibberellin receptor GID1B: MAGDNEVNLSESKRVVPLNTWVLISNFKLAYNLLRRSDGTFNRELAEFLDRKVAANTNPVDGVFSFDHVDRATGLLNRVYKRAPEKEAQWGLVDLEKPLSNTKIVPVIVYFHGGSFTHSSANSAIYDTFCRRLVNNCQAVVVSVNYRRSPEHRYPCAYDDGWAALKWVTTRSWLKSGKDSKVHVYLAGDSSGGNIAHHVAVRAAESDVEVLGNILLHPMFGGECRTESEKRLDGKYFVTVQDRDWYWRAYLPEGEDRDHPACNIFGPRGQSLEGVKFPKSLVVVAGLDLVQDWQLAYVQGLENSGQDVKLLYLKQATIGFYFLPNNEHFYCLMEELKNFVNPNC; the protein is encoded by the exons ATGGCTGGTGATAATGAAGTCAACCTCAGTGAATCTAAG AGAGTGGTTCCGCTTAACACATGGGTACTCATCTCCAATTTCAAGCTAGCATATAATCTTCTTCGGCGGTCTGATGGAACTTTCAACCGTGAGTTGGCAGAGTTTCTTGACCGTAAAGTTGCTGCCAATACTAATCCTGTTGATGGGGTTTTCTCATTTGACCATGTCGATCGAGCCACTGGTCTCCTCAATCGAGTTTATAAACGTGCCCCTGAAAAAGAAGCTCAATGGGGTCTTGTAGACCTTGAAAAGCCCCTGAGCAACACCAAGATTGTTCCAGTCATCGTTTATTTCCATGGTGGAAGCTTCACTCATTCATCTGCAAACAGTGCCATCTATGACACTTTTTGTCGTCGACTTGTTAACAATTGCCAAGCTGTTGTTGTCTCTGTAAATTACCGTCGATCACCCGAACACAGGTACCCTTGTGCATATGATGATGGTTGGGCTGCTCTCAAGTGGGTCACAACAAGAAGTTGGCTTAAAAGTGGTAAAGACTCTAAGGTTCATGTATACCTTGCTGGAGATAGTTCTGGTGGTAATATTGCTCATCATGTTGCTGTGAGAGCAGCTGAATCTGATGTTGAGGTATTGGGAAACATTCTTTTACACCCCATGTTTGGTGGGGAGTGTAGAACAGAATCAGAGAAGAGATTGGATGGTAAATACTTTGTTACAGTTCAAGACCGCGATTGGTATTGGAGAGCTTATCTTCCTGAAGGAGAAGACAGAGACCATCCAGCTTGTAACATATTTGGCCCAAGGGGTCAAAGCTTGGAGGGTGTTAAGTTTCCTAAAAGTCTTGTTGTTGTGGCTGGTTTGGATCTTGTCCAAGATTGGCAATTAGCTTATGTCCAAGGGCTCGAGAATTCCGGTCAGGATGTGAAGCTCCTTTACCTAAAGCAAGCCACAATTGGGTTCTACTTCTTGCCAAATAATGAACACTTCTATTGTCTAATGGAGGAGCTGAAGAACTTCGTCAATCCTAACTGTTAA
- the LOC115702787 gene encoding protein VAPYRIN-LIKE, with translation MDRLVKPDVKEVELSFKNGQKCSTVFRLTNLMHTMSVAVSLTTTNPSVFSFSQPFSVIPPLSSSSYTLQSQPFDQPPLCTSLTDDLITVRSAMLPTGKADQEDFRRLFSVPGRHVFKDAFIPISFVGPQVVEFLITHHDKIPELSSYMGKAISGCTESQITNSLKLAINSENPDLVSALIDAGAKVNGKDSEGRSLLTAAVKARTVDMMKVLIASGCRFDISVDRILHDAAAMNRADMIEILCKSMGNLGVNSSDTDGWTPMHEAAARGHVEALRSLLSAGGNAEIRDSRGWTPLHCASSEGHYEVVECLLERSNAKYVVDRDGRTAFALAADNGHTELLAPLHLNDALHRAARLGDVNGLKSCLAEGANVNVRDQNGWTALHRAAFKGDVESARALISHGAQVDALDDAGYTPLQCAVEAGKAAISMLLMAKGARANIKGVKGGEGGLPVVLNLDRFKNQPSFVVKPFYREKERV, from the coding sequence ATGGATAGGTTAGTGAAGCCAGATGTCAAAGAGGTGGAGCTCAGCTTCAAGAATGGCCAGAAGTGTAGCACTGTTTTCAGGCTCACCAATcttatgcacaccatgtctgTCGCTGTCTCTCTCACCACAACAAACCCTTCTGTCTTTTCGTTTTCTCAACCTTTCTCTGTTATCCcacctctctcttcttcctcatATACTCTTCAATCTCAGCCTTTTGATCAACCGCCTCTCTGTACGTCTCTCACAGATGATCTCATCACCGTCCGATCTGCCATGCTCCCCACCGGAAAAGCTGACCAGGAAGATTTTCGCCGACTGTTTTCTGTCCCCGGACGCCATGTTTTCAAAGACGCCTTCATACCCATTTCCTTCGTCGGTCCTCAGGTCGTAGAGTTTCTCATCACACACCACGATAAAATTCCCGAACTGAGTTCTTATATGGGGAAAGCTATTTCTGGGTGTACGGAATCTCAAATAACAAATTCCCTCAAATTAGCCATAAATTCTGAAAACCCAGATCTGGTCTCTGCTTTAATTGACGCTGGAGCTAAAGTCAACGGTAAAGATTCCGAGGGAAGGTCGTTGTTGACTGCCGCTGTTAAGGCCAGAACCGTCGACATGATGAAGGTTTTGATAGCTTCTGGTTGCCGATTCGATATCTCCGTCGACAGAATTTTGCACGACGCAGCGGCGATGAACAGAGCCGATATGATCGAGATTCTCTGCAAGAGTATGGGAAACCTCGGAGTGAACTCGTCTGATACAGATGGTTGGACTCCGATGCACGAAGCGGCCGCACGGGGCCACGTGGAAGCTCTGAGGTCCCTTCTCTCCGCCGGGGGAAATGCCGAAATTAGAGACAGTAGGGGATGGACCCCGCTCCACTGTGCATCGTCAGAAGGCCATTACGAAGTCGTAGAGTGTCTATTGGAACGGTCAAACGCCAAATACGTCGTCGACCGAGACGGGAGGACAGCCTTCGCACTAGCAGCCGATAACGGCCACACTGAGCTTCTTGCGCCGCTTCACTTGAACGACGCCCTGCACCGCGCGGCGAGGCTGGGCGACGTGAATGGATTGAAGAGTTGTCTTGCGGAAGGAGCAAACGTAAACGTTAGAGACCAGAACGGGTGGACGGCGTTGCATAGGGCAGCGTTTAAGGGTGATGTCGAGTCTGCAAGGGCTCTAATCAGCCACGGTGCTCAGGTCGACGCGTTGGACGACGCTGGGTACACGCCGCTGCAGTGCGCGGTTGAGGCGGGAAAGGCGGCCATTTCGATGCTTCTGATGGCCAAAGGAGCACGAGCCAATATTAAAGGTGTGAAAGGAGGAGAAGGAGGTTTGCCAGTGGTACTTAACTTGGATCGTTTCAAGAACCAACCAAGCTTTGTTGTGAAGCCTTTTTACCGGGAGAAAGAGCGAGTATAA